Part of the Alteracholeplasma palmae J233 genome, CAAAAAATAGAATTACTAGAAAATAAAAAACTACTTAATATTACAATTATTCAAGGACTTCCAAAAGGTAGTAAAACAGACGAAGTCTTTAAAACAGCTACCATCTTTGGGGCAAAAGAAATCATCATTGTCCCTATGATTAGAAGTATTGCTAAAATAAAAAATGAAGATAGTAAGTTAAATAGATATGAAAAGATTGTAAAAGAAGCATCTGAACTTGCTCATAGAAATGAACTGCCTAAAATTAAATTTTTAAAATCTTTAAAAGAAATAGATTTTAACAGCTTTGATTATGTGATAGTTGCTGATGAAAATGAGAAAACAGTTCAGCTAAATGAAATTGAGATAACAAACCCAAACGCAAAGATTGCTCTCATTATTGGACCTGAAGGTGGCATTGATGAAAAAGAACGCATTTATTTTAAAACACTAAATGCTAGTTTTGTATCACTAGGTGAATACATCATGCCAACAGAATTAGCTCATTTATACGTTTTATCTTACTTTTATGCAAAAAAATGAAGAAAAATCATAGGATACTT contains:
- a CDS encoding RsmE family RNA methyltransferase, coding for MQRYFLTTDTGFITDKNDFHHIAKVMRMKTGDEVILCFNGSCYLSKLEITEDEIKYQKIELLENKKLLNITIIQGLPKGSKTDEVFKTATIFGAKEIIIVPMIRSIAKIKNEDSKLNRYEKIVKEASELAHRNELPKIKFLKSLKEIDFNSFDYVIVADENEKTVQLNEIEITNPNAKIALIIGPEGGIDEKERIYFKTLNASFVSLGEYIMPTELAHLYVLSYFYAKK